Proteins from a single region of Juglans microcarpa x Juglans regia isolate MS1-56 chromosome 5S, Jm3101_v1.0, whole genome shotgun sequence:
- the LOC121267825 gene encoding LOW QUALITY PROTEIN: uncharacterized protein LOC121267825 (The sequence of the model RefSeq protein was modified relative to this genomic sequence to represent the inferred CDS: inserted 1 base in 1 codon; deleted 1 base in 1 codon), with protein sequence MTRSSASSKKQQKRGVDFKKIKRKIGRKLPPPKNATNTEIKSKAIILPEQSVASEKQGLAVNKKGLTLKELLQQTSHHNPKVRRDALIGIRDLFLKHPAELTLHKYAVIEKLRERIGDDDKVVRETLYQLFKTVIFPSCKEDNQGLFTSLIMAYIFNAMTHLSIDIRLMAFKFLDLVVENHPPSFLLYAEKILQSYGDILRKNQFYLHDKGKLKNVLAGLMRCLSLVPCNKREVDSCENNDAGQGMLHAFEPDMPAESAGFPLIVEKLKDLVPILVNCFQDFISLVHTMPLLDVQSFDCLVGILQSIDIAIRSFIYGTSKGKSEYALSHGESDVTVRDEAISSLLMKKVLVVFPLSPAHQLSEKDVDRYFIFNVMITGILLQFSEWICPAAGVMEKFLEFIENALLRKICSGTRFGKAVWEKHLLSLLPFFPKLLLQVVSNWRSRLLQAFTKTFRDCHPESSLKLACLSTIEDMLIPKEDGPCLDSSDSEILDHQIAWIRELSPLLILLGDKNPYCSQVALRLQLRLGQCALVNSSFAWEYENMQYSLLEFYSTCRDDGDIYYGPFIRLPKNSQELSLCXLYYFSNLDSPLLKSIASCCLCPDLEPFILFRIVEVLHSAYAAGHIKITDHISFFITLLSRFKVFPENIYPVIQNDTEIGNRGTFKSVTSVVCSNLSQMGDTSLVFQIVEKVTLGQMLLKPPLDNACAMLRMLAILDSKPTRLSEQSINTLSNFLSGYLIDVVHCIPEDHDEPNVSIPILRYYLLPCFFLFDRSHKLLDLVLRMMGSLITESSSLLFSPDYIRYATDSLSRTNAIVSVIVLMHRDVKVHKILSELKAETRNLLQKILSLQSSEEISMTIEERHKIRRAFDKLKALTSANGLPAL encoded by the exons ATGACGCGTTCCTCAGCTTCATCAAAGAAACAGCAAAAGCGGGGAGTCGACTTTAAA AAAATAAAGCGTAAGATTGGCCGGAAATTGCCCCCACCGAAGAATGCTACGAATACTGAAATTAAATCCAAAG CAATTATTCTTCCTGAGCAGAGCGTAGCATCAGAAAAGCAAGGTTTAGCTGTGAACAAGAAAGGTTTGACTTTGAAAGAACTTCTTCAGCAAACATCCCACCACAATCCGAAAGTTCGTAGAG ATGCATTGATTGGTATTAGGGATTTATTCCTTAAACACCCAGCAGAGCTAACGTTGCATAAATATGCTGTCATAGAAAAATTGCGTGAACGTATCGGTGATGATGACAAAGTGGTTCGAGAAACACTGTATCAACTTTTTAAGACAGTAATATTCCCAAGCTGTAAAGAg GACAATCAAGGGCTtttcacttccttaatcatggCATATATATTTAATGCAATGACGCATTTATCAATTGACATTCGGCTCATGGCGTTCAAATTTCTTGACCTTGTTGTTGAAAATCATCCCCCATCCTTTTTGTTGTATGCTGAAAAG ATTCTTCAAAGTTATGGGGATATTCTACGGAAGAATCAGTTCTATTTACATGACAAGGGCAAGCTCAAGAATGTTCTTGCTGGGTTGATGCGCTGCTTGTCACTGGTGCCATGTAATAAAAGAGAAGTTGACTCATGTGAAAAT AACGATGCTGGACAAGGGATGTTACATGCTTTTGAACCTGACATGCCTGCAGAATCTGCTG GGTTTCCTCTCATCGTCGAGAAACTAAAGGACCTCGTGCCAATTTTAGTTAATTGTTTCCAAGATTTCATTTCACTGGTTCATACAATGCCACTTCTCGATGTGCAATCATTTGATTGTCTTGTGGGTATACTTCAGAGCATAGATATTGCAATCAGATCTTTTATTTATGGGACTAGTAAGGGTAAGTCCGAATACGCACTTTCTCATGGAGAATCAGATGTGACAGTGCGGGATGAAGCTATCTCATCATTGTTAATGAAGAAGGTACTAGTAGTGTTCCCCCTCAGTCCAGCGCATCAGCTTTCAGAAAAG GATGTGGATAGATATTTTATCTTCAATGTTATGATTACGGGAATACTTTTGCAATTCAGTGAATGGATATGCCCTGCTGCTGGCGTAATGGAAAAATTTCTAGAATTTATAGAAAATGCGCTGCTTAGAAAG ATTTGTAGCGGAACACGATTTGGCAAAGCAGTATGGGAAAAGCATTTACTTtcccttcttcctttctttccgAAACTTCTTTTACAAGTGGTGAGCAATTGGAGGTCTCGTCTTCTTCAG GCGTTTACTAAAACTTTCAGGGATTGCCATCCTGAGTCTTCATTAAAACTGGCTTGCCTTTCTACAATTGAAGACATGCTTATTCCT AAAGAAGATGGGCCGTGCCTTgattctagtgattcagaaatATTAGACCATCAAATTGCTTGGATAAGAGAGCTTTCTCCATTGCTAATCCTGCTAGGTGATAAAAATCCATATTGTTCCCAG GTTGCCTTGCGTCTGCAACTTCGCCTGGGCCAGTGTGCTCTGGTAAACTCTTCATTTGCATGGGAATACGAAAACATGCAATACTCATTACTAGAGTTTTACAGCACGTGCAGAGATGACG gaGATATATACTATGGCCCTTTCATAAGGCTtcctaaaaattctcaagaaCTCTCACTCT TCCTCTACTATTTCTCTAATTTGGATTCACCTTTGTTGAAGTCAATAGCTTCCTGTTGCCTGT GTCCTGATTTGGAACCATTTATATTATTTCGAATTGTAGAGGTTCTGCATTCGGCATATGCCGCTGGACATATCAAAATTACTGACCATATCAGTTTCTTCATCACTTTGCTCTCACGTTTCAAAGTTTTTCCCG AAAACATATATCCTGTTATACAGAATGACACAGAGATTGGAAACCGTGGAACATTTAAGTCAGTCACTAGTGTTGTTTGCTCAAACCTATCGCAGATGGGTGATacttctcttgtt tttcagATAGTAGAGAAAGTAACACTTGGACAGATG TTGCTGAAGCCCCCTCTAGACAACGCATGTGCTATGCTCAGAATGCTTGCTATACTGGATTCCAAACCCACAAGACTTTCTGAGCAGAGTATTAACACTCTAAGCAATTTCCTTTCGGGATACCTCATTGATGTTGTGCAT TGCATTCCAGAAGATCATGACGAGCCCAATGTCTCCATTCCTATTCTCCGTTATTACCTCCTCCcttgttttttcttgtttgatAGAAGTCACAAACTTCTGGATCTCGTGCTGAGGATGATGGGGTCACTGATAACTGAAAGTAGTTCACTGCTTTTTTCGCCTGACTATATCCGATATGCAACAGACAGTTTAAGTAGAACAAATGCCATTGTTTCTGTCATTGTTTTGATGCACAGGGATGTTAAAGTTCATAAAATTCTCTCTGAACTGAAGGCAGAAACTCGcaatttattacaaaaaatactcTCTTTACAG TCTTCAGAGGAAATCAGCATGACCATAGAAGAAAGGCACAAAATACGGCGTGCCTTCGATAAACTAAAAGCTCTGACATCAGCCAATGGTCTGCCTGCATTGTAG
- the LOC121267644 gene encoding receptor protein kinase TMK1-like: MIRLHRSTMERHKTCVFPLLLSLLAVVFGATDPNDVAILNQFKKGLENPELLKWPENGADPCESNWNYVVCKGDRVTQIQVQNVGLSGPLPQNLNQLSMLTDLGLQKNRFTGALPSFRGLSNLRNAYLDNNEFDIIPADFIDGLVSLEVLALDNINLNATTGWMFPAQLQESPQLRNLSCMSCNLVGSLPSFLGNLSSLSNLKLSGNNLYGEIPASFSGMNLEILWMNDQNGGGLTGPIDVVTTMTLLTSLWLHGNRFTGEIPASIGNLTLLEDLNLNGNQLVGLIPDSLANMALRNLDLSNNRLMGPIPNFKATKASSDSNAFCQSTPGVRCDPAVMALIEFLGWVNYPSKLVSSWTGNDPCGGQWLGLNCNPSNEIDIINMPKFYLNGSLSPSVANLGALTQIRLQNNNLSGPIPQNWSSLKYLTMLDLTGNNISPPLPKFSDSVKLVIDPLLNGNQSQEAPPAGNSPQENGPSSGSSHSPSRNSSSPTTGGDGTSGEPKSSKRSILVSVVAPAASVAAVAFLVIPLSVYCCKKRKDSSPTASSVVIHPRDPSDSDNMFKVVVTNNTNGSTSTLTGSCSGSRNSSGWGESHFIEAGNLIISVQVLRNVTKNFSPENELGRGGFGVVYKGELDDGTKIAVKRMEAGVITSKALDEFQSEIAVLSKVRHRHLVSLLGYSIEGNERILVYEYMPQGALSKHLFHWKSLKLEPLSWKRRLNIALDVARGLEYLHSMAHQSFIHRDLKSSNILLGDDFRAKISDFGLVKLAPDGEKSVETRLAGTFGYLAPEYAVTGKITTKVDVFSFGVVLMELLTGLMALDDNRPEESQYLAAWFLRIKSDKEKLAAGIDPALDVNEETFESIYTISQLAAHCTAREPSQRPDMGHAVNVLAPLVEKWRPFDDDTEEYSGIDYNLPLNQMVKGWQEGKDLSYMALEDSKDSIPARPTGFAESFTSADGR, encoded by the exons ATGATCCGCCTTCACAGATCTACTATGGAACGCCATAAAACCTGTGTCTTTCCACTCCTCCTCTCACTTCTCGCGGTGGTTTTCGGTGCTACTGACCCCAATGACGTTGCGATTCTCAACCAGTTCAAGAAAGGGCTGGAGAACCCAGAGCTCCTGAAGTGGCCCGAGAATGGTGCTGACCCATGCGAGTCTAACTGGAACTACGTGGTTTGTAAGGGCGACAGGGTCACCCAGATTCAGGTCCAAAACGTGGGCCTGAGTGGCCCTCTCCCGCAGAACCTCAACCAGCTCTCCATGCTCACAGACCTTGGTCTCCAGAAGAACAGATTCACCGGGGCTTTACCATCGTTCCGGGGCTTGTCCAATCTGCGCAATGCCTACTTGGACAACAACGAGTTCGATATCATTCCTGCCGATTTCATTGATGGGCTTGTGAGTTTGGAGGTATTGGCATTGGATAACATCAATTTGAATGCCACTACCGGGTGGATGTTCCCTGCTCAGTTGCAGGAGTCGCCCCAGTTGAGAAATCTTTCTTGTATGAGTTGCAATTTGGTGGGTTCGTTACCAAGCTTTCTGGGAAATCTTTCTTCTCTATCAAACTTGAAACTTTCTGGGAACAATTTATATGGTGAAATTCCGGCGAGTTTTAGCGGTATGAATTTGGAGATTCTCTGGATGAATGACCAGAATGGAGGCGGACTGACGGGTCCGATCGACGTGGTGACAACAATGACCTTACTCACGAGTCTCTGGCTTCATGGGAACCGATTCACTGGGGAGATTCCTGCGAGCATTGGGAATTTGACTCTCCTCGAGGATCTCAATCTGAATGGTAATCAACTTGTTGGCTTAATTCCTGATAGCTTAGCTAATATGGCATTGCGTAATTTGGATTTGAGCAATAACAGGCTAATGGGTCCAATACCGAACTTCAAAGCCACAAAGGCCTCTTCTGATTCTAATGCATTTTGTCAATCAACTCCTGGGGTTCGTTGTGACCCGGCTGTTATGGCACTTATAGAGTTCCTTGGGTGGGTGAATTACCCTTCAAAGCTTGTTTCTTCGTGGACTGGTAATGACCCTTGTGGAGGGCAGTGGTTGGGACTGAATTGCAATCCCAGCAACGAGATTGATATCATAAACATGCCTAAGTTTTATCTCAATGGTTCATTGAGTCCTTCGGTTGCAAACTTAGGAGCCCTTACTCAAATTAGACTTCAGAATAATAACTTGAGCGGTCCGATTCCCCAAAACTGGAGTAGCTTGAAATATTTGACAATGTTGGACCTAACTGGGAACAATATTTCCCCTCCATTGCCGAAATTCAGTGACAGTGTGAAACTTGTCATTGACCCTCTATTGAATGGTAATCAATCGCAGGAAGCCCCCCCTGCAGGGAACAGTCCACAAGAAAATGGCCCATCATCTGGTAGTTCGCATTCCCCATCAAGAAATTCCTCTTCACCAACAACTGGCGGCGATGGTACTTCTGGTGAACCAAAAAGTTCTAAGAGGTCCATTTTGGTTTCGGTTGTGGCCCCTGCTGCAAGTGTCGCAGCTGTTGCTTTTCTGGTCATACCTCTATCTGTCTATTGTTGTAAGAAGAGAAAAGACTCCTCCCCGACTGCTAGTTCAGTTGTAATTCACCCAAGAGATCCATCTGATTCAGATAACATGTTCAAGGTGGTTGTTACCAACAACACCAACGGGAGCACTTCTACACTGACGGGGAGTTGTTCTGGAAGCAGAAATAGTAGTGGATGGGGTGAATCTCATTTCATTGAAGCTGGAAATCTTATCATATCAGTTCAAGTCCTTCGAAATGTGACGAAGAATTTTTCCCCAGAGAATGAACTTGGCCGCGGTGGCTTTGGGGTAGTTTATAAGGGAGAATTGGATGATGGTACAAAAATAGCAGTGAAAAGAATGGAGGCTGGTGTCATTACTAGCAAAGCTTTGGATGAATTCCAGTCTGAAATTGCAGTGCTTTCGAAGGTCCGGCACCGTCATTTGGTATCTCTTCTTGGTTATTCCATAGAAGGCAATGAGAGAATTCTTGTTTATGAATATATGCCTCAAGGGGCTCTCAGCAAGCATCTATTCCACTGGAAGAGCTTAAAATTGGAGCCTCTCTCTTGGAAGAGGAGGCTAAATATTGCCTTGGATGTTGCTAGGGGATTGGAGTATCTCCATAGTATGGCTCATCAGAGCTTCATACACAGAGATCTTAAATCTTCAAATATCTTACTCGGAGATGATTTCAGAgcaaaaatttcagattttggatTGGTGAAGCTAGCTCCTGATGGGGAGAAATCAGTGGAAACCAGGCTTGCTGGGACTTTTGGATACTTAGCACCAGAATATGCAG TGACAGGCAAAATTACAACCAAAGTAGATGTCTTCAGTTTTGGGGTTGTGCTAATGGAGCTATTGACTGGATTAATGGCACTTGATGACAACAGGCCCGAGGAGAGCCAGTACTTAGCTGCATGGTTCTTGCGCATAAAATCAGACAAAGAAAAACTGGCTGCTGGCATTGACCCAGCCCTTGATGTAAACGAAGAAACATTCGAGAGCATCTACACAATTTCTCAACTAGCTGCACACTGCACTGCAAGAGAGCCTAGCCAAAGGCCAGATATGGGCCACGCCGTGAATGTATTGGCCCCACTTGTGGAAAAATGGAGACCGTTCGATGACGACACCGAGGAATATTCTGGCATTGATTACAATCTTCCTCTTAATCAGATGGTGAAGGGCTGGCAGGAAGGAAAGGACTTGAGTTATATGGCTCTAGAAGATAGCAAGGACAGTATTCCAGCAAGGCCTACTGGATTTGCGGAGTCCTTTACTTCTGCCGATGGTCGGTAA
- the LOC121267827 gene encoding protein CHROMOSOME TRANSMISSION FIDELITY 7-like isoform X1, with amino-acid sequence MQSKISSFFKPSASVAPKSPIFRGHGQDDELTIWEKKEHRFFNTYTRRAQKSHSVSETLKKPICDNSCFKPESKASGRPINNKKRSYAQFHLDLGQSDFNLHTCSTCGINYSPGERDDEKAHKAFHKDYTHGIPFKGWCNERLVPMPYTEGGRIILVLDCDPPVYKNKVEEVVKMMEIELGSGWTFHKSCQVYLFISSRRIAGCLIAEPIKQAFKLSSRSENGGCDGTSIKRIESQKSATLQFGVISLKREVNKKAPSFACSVALDGNLGAIICEREAVPAVCGIRAIWVTPSNRRKHIASQLLDAVRKSFCMGFVLERSQLAFSQPTSAGNMLAFRYFGTRSFLVYKTNNLDS; translated from the exons ATGCAATCCAAGATCAGTTCCTTCTTCAAACCCTCTGCTTCTGTTGCTCCCAAATCCCCTATCTTTAGAGGCCACGGCCAGGACGACGAATTGACGATTTGGGAGAAGAAAGAACATCGGTTTTTCAATACGTACACTCGCAGAGCTCAAAAGTCACACAG CGTCAGTGAAACGCTCAAGAAACCCATTTGCGATAACTCATGTTTCAAGCCGGAATCAAAAGCGTCTGGAAGACCAATTAACAATAAGAAGAGAAGCTATGCGCAGTTCCATTTAGATTTGGGTCAGTCTGATTTCAACCTCCACACATGCTCCACATGTGGGATAAATTACTCTCCtggagagagagacgatgagaagGCTCACAAGGCATTTCATAAGGACTATACGCATGGGATCCCATTCAAG GGTTGGTGTAATGAAAGGCTCGTTCCTATGCCGTATACTGAAGGGGGCCGAATAATTTTGGTGTTAGATTGTGATCCTCCTGTTTATAAGAACAAG GTTGAGGAAGTGGTAAAGATGATGGAAATTGAGCTTGGAAGCGGATGGACATTCCATAAGAGCTGTCAG GTATATCTATTTATTTCCTCCCGAAGGATTGCTGGATGTCTAATTGCAGAACCGATAAAACAAGCATTCAAACTTTCATCACGCTCAGAGAATGGGGGATGTGATGGTACCTCTATTAAGAGAATAGAAAGCCAGAAATCAGCTACCCTCCAATTTGGGGTTATTAGTTTGAAAAGGGAAGTCAATAAAAAAGCCCCTTCCTTTGCTTGTTCTGTGGCGTTGGATGGGAATCTTGGAGCAATTATTTGCGAAAGGGAAGCTGTCCCTGCTGTTTGTGGAATCAGAGCCATTTGGGTCACTCCGTCTAACAGAAGAAAACACATAGCGAGCCAATTACTGGATGCTGTGAG GAAAAGTTTCTGCATGGGATTTGTCCTTGAACGCTCTCAGCTGGCATTCTCCCAGCCAACCTCAGCTGGAAACATGTTGGCATTTAGGTATTTTGGCACTCGATCTTTCTTGGTTTATAAAACCAACAATCTGGACTCGTAG
- the LOC121268062 gene encoding mediator of RNA polymerase II transcription subunit 27-like — protein sequence MRLHQPQLHQPQTEEAVPATPNQNPAQSVEAPPKQVALAMDRLGQAARLIADIRLGADRLLEALFVTAQPHQSTKPLHLFLKEDASMRQHFQDLRSVGRQLEESGVLNESLRSRSNSWGLHMPLVCPDGAVVAYAWKRQLAGQAGASAVDRTRLALKAFTDQKRRFFPHLDDGLDGQGTESDSKKRCSPHVQMANHHEELSDYKTLTDVLMCLEKEVPNLRIFTYERLDWLKRALSLPSSANETSLEISKEHNLYSSNKLRPGSLSNVATEKIAVIELLFPSIFRAIISLHPVGSTDPDSVAFFSPDEGGSYMHARGLSVYHVFRCITEHAAMALQSFLGIRAETALHSLLHWVCSYQTIFTKVCSKCGRLLLMDKKSALLLPPVYRPYRQFSALEMSYTQPIKDTNCDLAQAYHVGCFSEEV from the exons ATGCGACTACATCAGCCACAGCTGCATCAACCTCAGACGGAAGAGGCGGTGCCGGCGACGCCAAATCAGAACCCGGCGCAGTCGGTGGAGGCACCGCCGAAGCAGGTGGCTCTAGCCATGGACAGGCTGGGCCAAGCTGCTCGCCTGATCGCCGACATCAGGCTAGGCGCCGATCGCCTCCTCGAAGCTCTCTTCGTCACCGCACAGCCTCACCAAAGCACCAAGCCTCTCCACTTGTTCCTTAAAGAAGACGCCTCCATGCGCCAACACTTCCAAGACCTCCGATCCGTTG GAAGGCAGCTCGAGGAGTCTGGGGTTCTGAATGAATCACTTCGGTCGCGAAGTAATTCTTGGGGGCTGCACATGCCCTTGGTCTGTCCTGACGGTGCTGTGGTTGCATATGCTTGGAAACGCCAACTTGCCGGGCAGGCTGGTGCGTCTGCGGTCGACAGGACGag GTTAGCTCTCAAGGCCTTCACTGACCAGAAAAGACGATTTTTCCCTCACCTTGATGATGGATTAGATGGTCAGGGTACTGAATCAGATTCAAAAAAACGTTGCAGTCCCCACGTACAGATGGCAAATCATCATGAAGAGTTAAGTGATTATAAGACACTAACAGACGTTCTGATGTGTCTGGAAAAAGAAGTGCCGAATCTAAGAATTTTTACATATGAACGTTTGGACTGGTTGAAAAGAGCATTGTCGCTGCCCTCTTCAGCAAATGAGACTTCCCTGGAAATCTCTAAAGAACACAATTTATACAGTTCAAATAAACTAAGACCAGGATCGCTGAGTAATGTTGCTACAGAGAAGATTGCTGTGATTGAGTTGCTGTTTCCCTCTATCTTCAGAGCTATTATATCACTTCATCCAGTTGGCTCTACTGATCCTGACTCAGTTGCATTCTTTTCTCCGGATGAG GGAGGCAGCTACATGCATGCACGAGGCCTTTCAGTTTATCATGTGTTCAGATGCATTACG GAGCATGCCGCTATGGCTCTGCAGAGTTTTCTCGGAATTCGAGCTGAAACAGCTCTACATTCTCTTCTG CATTGGGTCTGTAGCTATCAAACTATATTTACCAAAGTTTGCAG taaGTGTGGACGGCTGCTATTGATGGACAAAAAATCGGCTTTACTGTTACCTCCAGTTTATCGTCCTTACAGGCAGTTTTCTGCATTGGAAATGTCATACACCCAACCTATAAAGGACACGAATTGTGATCTTGCTCAGGCTTATCATGTTGGTTGCTTTTCAGAGGAAGTGTAG
- the LOC121268518 gene encoding LOW QUALITY PROTEIN: ribosome biogenesis protein NSA2 homolog (The sequence of the model RefSeq protein was modified relative to this genomic sequence to represent the inferred CDS: inserted 1 base in 1 codon), protein MPQGDYIELHRKRHGFRLDHFERKRKKEAREVHKRSEYAQKALGIKGKMFAKKRYAEKALMKKTLAMHEESSTRRKVDDDVHEGAVPAYLLDRENTTRAKVLSNTIKQKRKEKAGKWEVPLPKVRPVAEDEMFKVIRTGKRKTKQWKRMVTKATFVGPGFTXKPPKYERFIRPSGLRFTKAHVTHPELKCTFNLEIIGVKKNPNGPMYTSLGVITKGSVIEVNVSELGLVTPAGKVVWGKYAQVTNNPENDGCINAVLLV, encoded by the exons ATG CCGCAAGGAGATTACATCGAGCTTCACAGGAAGAGACATGGCTTCCGCCTTGATCACTTCGAGCGCAAGCGCAAGAAGGAGGCTCGCGAAGTCCACAAGCGCTCTGAATATGCCCAGAAG GCTCTGGGTATTAAGGGTAAGATGTTCGCGAAGAAACGTTATGCGGAGAAGGCTCTGATGAAGAAGAC ACTGGCTATGCACGAGGAATCATCCACCAGGCGCAAGGTGGACGATGATGTTCATGAAGGAGCTGTTCCTGCCTATCTGTTGGATCGTGAGAACACAACACGCGCAAAA GTTCTTAGCAATACAATTAagcaaaagaggaaagagaaagcTGGGAAATGGGAAGTTCCTCTGCCCAAG GTGAGGCCTGTCGCTGAAGATGAAATGTTCAAAGTGATCAGAACTGGTAAACGAAAGA CCAAGCAATGGAAGAGAATGGTCACGAAAGCCACATTTGTGGGACCTGGTTTTA AGAAACCTCCCAAGTACGAGCGCTTCATCCGTCCTTCAGGTTTACGGTTCACCAAAGCTCATGTGACACACCCTGAACTCAAATGCACTTTCAATCTTGAGATAATCGGAGTAAAGAAAAATCCTAATGGTCCAATGTATACCTCTCTTGGCGTGATAACAAAGGGAAGCGTCATTGAG GTGAATGTCAGTGAGCTGGGTCTGGTTACACCAGCTGGGAAAGTTGTCTGGG GGAAATATGCTCAGGTGACAAATAACCCCGAGAATGATGGTTGTATAAACGCTGTTCTGCTTGTCTAG
- the LOC121267827 gene encoding protein CHROMOSOME TRANSMISSION FIDELITY 7-like isoform X2: MQSKISSFFKPSASVAPKSPIFRGHGQDDELTIWEKKEHRFFNTYTRRAQKSHSETLKKPICDNSCFKPESKASGRPINNKKRSYAQFHLDLGQSDFNLHTCSTCGINYSPGERDDEKAHKAFHKDYTHGIPFKGWCNERLVPMPYTEGGRIILVLDCDPPVYKNKVEEVVKMMEIELGSGWTFHKSCQVYLFISSRRIAGCLIAEPIKQAFKLSSRSENGGCDGTSIKRIESQKSATLQFGVISLKREVNKKAPSFACSVALDGNLGAIICEREAVPAVCGIRAIWVTPSNRRKHIASQLLDAVRKSFCMGFVLERSQLAFSQPTSAGNMLAFRYFGTRSFLVYKTNNLDS, translated from the exons ATGCAATCCAAGATCAGTTCCTTCTTCAAACCCTCTGCTTCTGTTGCTCCCAAATCCCCTATCTTTAGAGGCCACGGCCAGGACGACGAATTGACGATTTGGGAGAAGAAAGAACATCGGTTTTTCAATACGTACACTCGCAGAGCTCAAAAGTCACACAG TGAAACGCTCAAGAAACCCATTTGCGATAACTCATGTTTCAAGCCGGAATCAAAAGCGTCTGGAAGACCAATTAACAATAAGAAGAGAAGCTATGCGCAGTTCCATTTAGATTTGGGTCAGTCTGATTTCAACCTCCACACATGCTCCACATGTGGGATAAATTACTCTCCtggagagagagacgatgagaagGCTCACAAGGCATTTCATAAGGACTATACGCATGGGATCCCATTCAAG GGTTGGTGTAATGAAAGGCTCGTTCCTATGCCGTATACTGAAGGGGGCCGAATAATTTTGGTGTTAGATTGTGATCCTCCTGTTTATAAGAACAAG GTTGAGGAAGTGGTAAAGATGATGGAAATTGAGCTTGGAAGCGGATGGACATTCCATAAGAGCTGTCAG GTATATCTATTTATTTCCTCCCGAAGGATTGCTGGATGTCTAATTGCAGAACCGATAAAACAAGCATTCAAACTTTCATCACGCTCAGAGAATGGGGGATGTGATGGTACCTCTATTAAGAGAATAGAAAGCCAGAAATCAGCTACCCTCCAATTTGGGGTTATTAGTTTGAAAAGGGAAGTCAATAAAAAAGCCCCTTCCTTTGCTTGTTCTGTGGCGTTGGATGGGAATCTTGGAGCAATTATTTGCGAAAGGGAAGCTGTCCCTGCTGTTTGTGGAATCAGAGCCATTTGGGTCACTCCGTCTAACAGAAGAAAACACATAGCGAGCCAATTACTGGATGCTGTGAG GAAAAGTTTCTGCATGGGATTTGTCCTTGAACGCTCTCAGCTGGCATTCTCCCAGCCAACCTCAGCTGGAAACATGTTGGCATTTAGGTATTTTGGCACTCGATCTTTCTTGGTTTATAAAACCAACAATCTGGACTCGTAG